A stretch of Pleuronectes platessa chromosome 24, fPlePla1.1, whole genome shotgun sequence DNA encodes these proteins:
- the LOC128431243 gene encoding chloride intracellular channel protein 4 isoform X2, with protein sequence MSWYDVTVKKLGFPTIELFVKAGSDGESIGNCPFSQRLFMILWLKGVIFNVTTVDLKRKPADLQDLAPGTNPPFVTFNGEVKVDVNMIEEFLEEKLTPPRYPRLAPKHREANTAGIDVFAKFSAYIKNPRKDTNDALEKALLKSLRRLDDFLRTPLPEQIDAYAPGDLPESSRSFLDGAELTLADCNLLPKLHILKVVAKKYRGFEIPAEMTGVWRYLNCAYQREEFTSTRPAEREIEFAYLDVAKQIK encoded by the exons ATGTCCTGGTACGACGTAACAGTTAAAAAACTTGGCTTTCCTACCATTGAGTTGTTTGTTAAG gcaggaAGTGACGGGGAGAGCATTGGTAACTGTCCATTCTCTCAGAGACTCTTCATGATCCTGTGGCTTAAAGGAGTCATCTTCAACGTCACCACTGTCGACCTCAAAcg gAAGCCGGCTGACCTGCAGGACCTCGCTCCAGGAACCAACCCTCCATTTGTGACCTTCAACGGCGAGGTCAAGGTTGACGTCAACATGATCGAGGAGTTCCTGGAAGAGAAACTGACCCCCCCGCG CTACCCCAGACTGGCTCCCAAACATCGAGAGGCCAACACAGCCGGCATCGACGTGTTTGCAAAGTTCTCAGCTTACATCAAGAACCCGAGAAAAGACACCAACGACG CCTTAGAGAAAGCCTTGCTAAAGTCTCTACGGCGTCTTGATGACTTCCTTCGGACTCCCCTCCCTGAGCAGATCGATGCTTACGCCCCAGGCGACCTGCCCGAGTCTTCCAGGAGCTTCCTAGACGGGGCTGAGCTCACCCTGGCTGACTGCAACCTCCTTCCTAAGCTACACATCCTCAAG GTCGTAGCTAAGAAATACCGCGGCTTTGAGATCCCGGCGGAGATGACGGGGGTGTGGAGGTATCTCAACTGCGCCTATCAGAGGGAGGAGTTCACCAGCACACGCCCCGCTGAGCGGGAGATCGAATTTGCCTACCTGGATGTGGCAAAGCAGATCaaatga
- the LOC128431243 gene encoding chloride intracellular channel protein 5 isoform X1: protein MKDWRKDLKPVKKDKWDTDSGRKEWRKEASPEEKSLLRREDWIKELKSVIKDESLPKKRDEHVKRKRVVLLEDGHSYFPQREEMTEEKNEEVKHILHRRVNSPFSPVHRNSRTPQDQDYEISLYVKAGSDGESIGNCPFSQRLFMILWLKGVIFNVTTVDLKRKPADLQDLAPGTNPPFVTFNGEVKVDVNMIEEFLEEKLTPPRYPRLAPKHREANTAGIDVFAKFSAYIKNPRKDTNDALEKALLKSLRRLDDFLRTPLPEQIDAYAPGDLPESSRSFLDGAELTLADCNLLPKLHILKVVAKKYRGFEIPAEMTGVWRYLNCAYQREEFTSTRPAEREIEFAYLDVAKQIK from the exons ATGAAAGACTGGAGGAAAGATTTGAAGCcagtaaaaaaagacaaatgggaCACTGACAGCGGGAGGAAGGAATGGAGGAAGGAAGCATCACCGGAGGAGAAGAGTCTGCTAAGGAGGGAGGACTGGATTAAAGAGCTGAAGTCAGTGATAAAAGATGAATCCCTGCCCAAAAAAAGAGATGAGCATGTGAAGAGAAAGCGAGTGGTGCTGCTCGAGGATGGCCATTCATACTTCCCACAGCGGGAGGAgatgacagaggagaagaacgAGGAGGTGAAACACATCCTTCACAGGAGAGTGAACAGCCCTTTCTCTCCTGTTCACAGGAACAGCAGAACACCCCAAGATCAGGACTATGAGATCTCACTCTATGTCAAG gcaggaAGTGACGGGGAGAGCATTGGTAACTGTCCATTCTCTCAGAGACTCTTCATGATCCTGTGGCTTAAAGGAGTCATCTTCAACGTCACCACTGTCGACCTCAAAcg gAAGCCGGCTGACCTGCAGGACCTCGCTCCAGGAACCAACCCTCCATTTGTGACCTTCAACGGCGAGGTCAAGGTTGACGTCAACATGATCGAGGAGTTCCTGGAAGAGAAACTGACCCCCCCGCG CTACCCCAGACTGGCTCCCAAACATCGAGAGGCCAACACAGCCGGCATCGACGTGTTTGCAAAGTTCTCAGCTTACATCAAGAACCCGAGAAAAGACACCAACGACG CCTTAGAGAAAGCCTTGCTAAAGTCTCTACGGCGTCTTGATGACTTCCTTCGGACTCCCCTCCCTGAGCAGATCGATGCTTACGCCCCAGGCGACCTGCCCGAGTCTTCCAGGAGCTTCCTAGACGGGGCTGAGCTCACCCTGGCTGACTGCAACCTCCTTCCTAAGCTACACATCCTCAAG GTCGTAGCTAAGAAATACCGCGGCTTTGAGATCCCGGCGGAGATGACGGGGGTGTGGAGGTATCTCAACTGCGCCTATCAGAGGGAGGAGTTCACCAGCACACGCCCCGCTGAGCGGGAGATCGAATTTGCCTACCTGGATGTGGCAAAGCAGATCaaatga